In Thermomonas carbonis, a single genomic region encodes these proteins:
- a CDS encoding M48 family metallopeptidase, giving the protein MNFFEQQAAARRTSARLVILMLLAVGGIVLAVDGVVWVATQSPRMVLFATLSSIAVIAIGSLYRIASLGGGGEPVAQQLGGTLVPENTTEPSLRRLRNVVEEISIASGVPVPKIYVLEHEAGINAFAAGYSTSDAVVAVTRGALDRLNRDELQGVVAHEFSHILNGDMRLNIRLVGVLFGILMIGLIGRKILEHGRFGGRGKNVGAILVAALVAMIIGYIGLFFGRMIKAGVSRTREKLADASAVQFTRQTRGLSGALKKIGGLHDGSRLNQRSDAEEVSHMLFGDGIGFSGLFATHPPLLERIRALEPKFGGEELARLQAQWIASPPDGMQEDVALGLAGGSGSRLPGATQELSVTPPMVAAQVAAPAADDYRRADSIVIAIPDALRDLASERASVMPLLLGLLLADDEALAQHQHMEIAARLDGEMADHALRIHQQLIADLHPMLRLPLAALAFPVLRLRPRPQLDAFMDTVHAVVHADGQVSLFEYCLGRLLTVQVRESLDPSRYARFGRRKPGSVRNEFATLLAVVAQAGHEDRASAQHAYLAGLQRVLPRDHLPYAPPGNGVLALDAVWEPLDALDPLAKQAMVEAVTAAVSHDGRVSVAEAELLRTICGALHCPLPPMLERG; this is encoded by the coding sequence ATGAATTTCTTCGAGCAACAGGCCGCTGCGCGACGGACGTCGGCGCGGCTGGTGATCCTCATGCTGCTGGCGGTGGGCGGCATCGTGCTGGCGGTTGATGGCGTGGTCTGGGTCGCCACCCAGTCGCCGCGGATGGTGCTGTTCGCCACGCTGTCGTCGATCGCGGTGATCGCGATCGGGTCGCTCTACCGCATCGCCAGCCTCGGCGGCGGTGGCGAGCCGGTGGCGCAGCAACTGGGCGGCACGCTGGTGCCTGAGAACACCACCGAACCGAGCCTGCGTCGCCTGCGCAACGTGGTCGAGGAAATCTCGATCGCCTCGGGCGTGCCGGTGCCGAAGATCTACGTGCTCGAACACGAAGCCGGCATCAATGCGTTCGCGGCGGGCTATTCGACATCGGACGCGGTGGTCGCGGTGACCCGCGGCGCGCTCGACCGGCTCAATCGCGACGAACTGCAGGGCGTGGTCGCTCACGAGTTCAGCCACATCCTCAACGGCGACATGCGTCTCAACATCCGCCTGGTCGGCGTGCTGTTCGGGATCCTGATGATCGGCCTGATCGGCCGCAAGATCCTGGAGCACGGACGCTTCGGCGGACGCGGCAAGAACGTCGGCGCGATTCTGGTTGCCGCGCTGGTGGCGATGATCATCGGCTACATCGGCCTGTTCTTCGGGCGGATGATCAAGGCCGGGGTCAGCCGCACCCGCGAGAAGCTGGCCGATGCCAGCGCGGTGCAGTTCACCCGGCAGACCCGCGGCCTGTCCGGCGCGCTCAAGAAGATCGGCGGCCTGCACGATGGTTCGCGGCTCAACCAGCGCAGCGATGCCGAGGAAGTCAGCCACATGCTGTTCGGTGACGGCATCGGGTTCAGTGGTCTGTTCGCCACCCATCCGCCGCTGCTGGAACGCATCCGTGCGCTGGAGCCGAAATTCGGCGGCGAAGAACTGGCCCGTCTGCAGGCGCAATGGATCGCGAGTCCGCCCGACGGCATGCAGGAAGACGTGGCGCTCGGTCTGGCCGGTGGCAGCGGTTCGCGCCTGCCCGGTGCGACCCAGGAACTCAGCGTGACCCCACCGATGGTGGCCGCGCAGGTCGCCGCACCCGCGGCTGATGATTACCGTCGCGCCGACAGCATCGTCATCGCGATCCCCGACGCCCTGCGCGATCTGGCCAGCGAGCGCGCATCGGTGATGCCGTTGCTGCTCGGCCTGCTGCTGGCCGACGACGAGGCGCTTGCCCAGCACCAGCACATGGAAATCGCCGCGCGTCTGGATGGCGAAATGGCCGATCATGCGCTGCGCATCCATCAGCAACTGATCGCGGATCTGCATCCGATGCTGCGTTTGCCGTTGGCGGCACTTGCGTTCCCGGTGCTGCGCCTGCGCCCGCGTCCGCAACTCGATGCCTTCATGGACACGGTGCATGCGGTGGTCCATGCCGATGGCCAGGTGTCGCTATTCGAATACTGTCTGGGACGCCTGCTCACCGTGCAGGTGCGCGAGTCGCTGGATCCGTCGCGCTATGCGCGCTTCGGCCGGCGCAAGCCGGGCAGTGTCCGCAACGAATTCGCCACGCTGCTCGCGGTCGTTGCGCAGGCCGGGCATGAGGATCGGGCTTCGGCGCAGCATGCCTACCTGGCTGGCCTGCAGCGCGTGCTGCCGCGCGATCACCTGCCGTATGCACCACCCGGTAATGGCGTGCTCGCGCTGGACGCCGTGTGGGAGCCGCTGGATGCGCTGGATCCATTGGCCAAGCAGGCGATGGTCGAGGCGGTGACCGCTGCGGTCAGCCACGACGGTCGCGTCAGCGTGGCCGAGGCGGAACTGCTGCGCACCATCTGCGGCGCGCTGCATTGCCCGTTGCCGCCGATGCTGGAACGGGGCTGA
- a CDS encoding LemA family protein has translation MLGFLILLAILVVVGLWGVSIYNGLVTARNAFKNAFAQIDVQLQRRFDLIPNLVEIAKTYMSHERETLEAVIAARSAAQSGLAAAKANPGDAEAMAQLAAAQGQLNAGLGRLMMVAEAYPDLKANQTMMQLTEELTSTENKVAFARQAFNDSVMAYNNKREVFPSSIFAGMFNFAAANLLEIPADKQLDVRAAPQVKF, from the coding sequence ATGCTTGGCTTCTTGATTTTGCTCGCAATTCTGGTGGTTGTCGGGCTCTGGGGCGTGAGCATCTACAACGGCCTGGTGACCGCCCGCAACGCCTTCAAGAACGCCTTCGCGCAGATCGACGTGCAACTGCAACGGCGCTTCGACCTGATCCCGAACCTGGTCGAGATCGCCAAGACCTACATGAGCCACGAGCGCGAGACGCTCGAAGCGGTGATCGCCGCGCGTTCCGCCGCGCAATCGGGACTGGCTGCGGCCAAGGCCAATCCCGGCGATGCCGAGGCGATGGCGCAGCTGGCCGCCGCGCAGGGCCAGCTCAATGCCGGCCTCGGCCGGTTGATGATGGTGGCCGAGGCCTATCCGGACCTGAAGGCCAACCAAACCATGATGCAGCTCACCGAGGAGCTGACCAGCACCGAGAACAAGGTCGCCTTCGCCCGGCAAGCGTTCAACGATTCGGTGATGGCCTACAACAACAAGCGCGAAGTGTTCCCGTCGAGCATCTTCGCCGGCATGTTCAATTTCGCCGCCGCCAACCTGCTGGAGATCCCGGCGGACAAGCAGTTGGACGTGCGCGCCGCGCCGCAAGTGAAGTTCTGA
- a CDS encoding serine hydrolase domain-containing protein, with translation MKEQRIRQACRLALVTALLPFAVGSSAQSAMHWKGTVSRAPEPAASNIGLPTPLDSDTQLADGFDVQRFEAAANQLVANGRIPGLAMAIVKDGRILSARGYGVTDARNPQPVDAHTVFRLASLSKSFAGTVTGMLVNDGVLRWDSHLTDYVPEFRLSAPNAAQQVTVADVLSHRVGLTHNAFDRDIEANADYHSVTMKLATAPMKCAPGECYAYQNVAFSLIGDVVFATTGQFFGETVARRIFKPLGMHDASYGLDGIQASARWARPHVRGGGGWVPLTPKPTYYRVAPAAGVNASISDMAQWLLAQTGHRPDVLPAPLLATLHAPLVDTPSEIRGAAWRRTRLSSAGYALGWRSYTYSGHQVVFHGGAVQGYRGAMALLPGKNLGVVLLWNSESALPSGLLPTILDTALGLTDGQWLDDDIDIAAPSETLYATQPVKTPAGADSSAATASPL, from the coding sequence ATGAAAGAACAGCGCATCCGGCAAGCGTGTCGCCTTGCCTTGGTCACGGCCTTGCTGCCGTTCGCGGTGGGTTCGTCCGCACAAAGCGCGATGCACTGGAAGGGCACGGTCAGTCGCGCGCCGGAACCCGCGGCATCGAACATCGGCCTGCCGACTCCGCTCGATAGCGACACCCAACTCGCCGACGGTTTCGATGTGCAGCGTTTCGAAGCCGCCGCCAACCAGCTCGTGGCCAACGGCCGCATCCCCGGCTTGGCAATGGCGATCGTCAAGGACGGCCGGATCCTCAGCGCGCGCGGCTACGGCGTGACCGATGCGCGCAATCCGCAACCGGTCGATGCGCATACGGTGTTCCGCCTCGCCTCGCTGTCCAAGTCGTTCGCCGGCACCGTGACCGGCATGCTGGTCAACGATGGGGTGCTGCGCTGGGACAGCCACCTCACCGATTACGTGCCCGAGTTCCGTCTGTCCGCGCCGAACGCGGCACAGCAGGTCACGGTGGCCGACGTGCTCAGCCATCGCGTCGGCCTGACCCACAACGCCTTCGATCGCGACATCGAGGCCAACGCCGACTATCACAGCGTGACCATGAAGCTGGCCACGGCACCGATGAAATGCGCGCCGGGCGAGTGCTACGCCTACCAGAACGTCGCCTTCAGCCTGATCGGCGACGTGGTGTTCGCCACCACCGGCCAGTTCTTCGGCGAGACCGTGGCCCGCCGCATCTTCAAGCCGCTGGGCATGCACGATGCCAGCTACGGCCTGGACGGCATCCAGGCCAGCGCGCGCTGGGCCCGTCCGCACGTGCGCGGCGGCGGCGGTTGGGTGCCGCTGACGCCCAAACCCACCTATTACCGCGTCGCGCCGGCAGCCGGCGTCAATGCCAGCATCAGCGACATGGCGCAATGGTTGCTCGCGCAGACCGGCCACCGCCCCGACGTGCTGCCCGCGCCCTTGCTGGCCACCCTGCATGCGCCGCTGGTCGATACTCCCAGCGAGATCCGCGGCGCCGCGTGGCGACGCACCCGCTTGAGCTCGGCCGGCTATGCGCTGGGCTGGCGTTCGTACACCTACTCGGGCCATCAGGTCGTCTTCCACGGCGGTGCGGTGCAGGGCTATCGTGGTGCGATGGCGCTGCTGCCGGGCAAGAACCTGGGTGTGGTGTTGCTGTGGAACAGCGAAAGCGCATTGCCCAGCGGATTGCTGCCGACGATCCTGGACACTGCACTCGGCCTCACCGATGGCCAATGGCTGGACGACGACATCGACATCGCCGCGCCTTCCGAAACCCTGTACGCGACCCAGCCGGTGAAGACCCCGGCCGGTGCCGACTCGTCGGCCGCCACCGCCTCGCCACTCTGA
- the gcvH gene encoding glycine cleavage system protein GcvH yields the protein MSEIPGDLKFLKSHEWARVEGDGKVTIGISDHAQGLLGDLVYVELPNVGDQVTVGTACAVVESVKAASDVYAPLSGKVVDVNAALADKPETINEDAYGDGWLFVMEIDDADQLNDLIEPDDYAELLEDEDH from the coding sequence ATGAGCGAGATCCCCGGCGACCTCAAGTTCCTCAAGTCCCACGAGTGGGCCCGCGTCGAAGGCGATGGCAAGGTCACCATCGGCATCTCCGACCACGCCCAGGGCTTGCTCGGCGACCTCGTCTACGTGGAACTGCCGAATGTCGGCGACCAGGTGACCGTGGGCACTGCATGCGCGGTGGTGGAATCGGTGAAGGCGGCGTCGGACGTGTACGCGCCGCTCAGCGGCAAGGTGGTCGACGTCAACGCGGCACTCGCCGACAAGCCGGAGACGATCAACGAGGACGCTTACGGCGACGGTTGGTTGTTCGTGATGGAGATCGACGATGCCGACCAGCTCAACGACCTGATCGAGCCGGACGACTACGCCGAGTTGCTGGAAGACGAAGACCACTGA